The sequence below is a genomic window from Novosphingobium sp. KACC 22771.
CTGCATCGCTGCTTGCAACGACACGGCATCTCCCGGCTTCCCAAGGCGGATCGCGAGAAACCCAAGAAGTTCAAGACCTACGAGATCGGCTACTTTCACATCGACATCGCGGAATTGCACTATGAAGGCGGCAAGGCCTGCCTCTATGTCGCTGTCGATCGCACCTCCAAACTGGTCTTTGCCCGCCTCTACCGCAGAGCCACGAAAATGGTCGCGGCCGGCTTTCTCAAGGCGCTGATCAGAACCGTGCCCTACCGTATCCACACCATCCTGACCGACAACGGGGTCCAGTTTGCCCAAACCGAACGCGGCACAGGCCTGACCTTTCCGCATATTTTCGGACGCGTATGCCGGGAAAACGGCATCGAGCATCGGCTTACCAAACCCTATCACCCATGGACCAACGGTCAGGCAGAGCGCATGGTTCGCACTATCAAGGAAGCGACCGTCAAATCCTTCCACTATGCCTCGATCATCGAACTGCGCAGGCACGTCCGCGATTGGCTGGTTGCCTACAACTTTGCCAAGCAACTCAAGGCTCTCCGCTTCAAAACGCCATACGAGGCCATCGAGCAGGTCTGGAAATCCAAGCCAGAGGTCTTTATCGTAGAACCGCACCATCACATGCTGGGACTAAACAACTAGCGCTCTGCCGTTCCCTGGTTCTTCCAGCCCCGTCTCGCCGACTGTTGTGCCATACCTTCGTTCGACCGCCTACGTCCCCGACGTCTCTGGCTGCTGCCTCGACTTACGCCGAGACCGCAGCCGGAGCTCTGCAATGTTCATTCTTGGTTAGCAGCGTCCAGGCCATGCGCGCCATCTTGTTGGCTAGCGCCACAGAGACGAGCATACGAGGCTTTCGCGCCAGCATGCGCTCCAGCCATGAGCCGGTCGGCGCACCGAACCGGCATGCCTGGCGTACCATCGAGCTGCCGCCGATGATCAGCAGCCGTCTGGTCGTCCGCTCGCCCATTTTCGTTATGCTGCCGAACCGCTGTTTGCCTCCGGGCGAGTGCTGGCGCGGTGAGAGCCCGAGCCAAGCCGCAAAGTCGCGGTCCTTACGGAATGTCTCGATCGGTGAGGCCAAAGCGCGCGCTTGCTTCCCCAACGCTGGCCGGCGTGAGGCCATAAAGCCGCGCGATCTGTACGGCGGCGCTCACCAATTCCGCATTGTCGCGCGCCACTGAACCATCCGGCAGATGGATGCCATCCTCGAAACCGACCCGGACCACATCACAACCCATCGACAGGCCCAATGTGGCCATTTTGAACATGTCGCGCCCGGTGCCGGTGATGCCCCAGAGCGCGCGGGGGAAGAGGCGCAGGCCCTCGTCAATGGAAAACAGCACATTGCGGGCAATGGCGGGCGTAGCCCCGAAACCGCCGCCGTGCAGCAGCCAGACATTGTCGCGGTTGCGGTCAAACAGGCCTTCTTCGGCATAGCGCAGCAGGCGGTGCAGCGAACTGGCCTCGACCACCTCATATTCCAGAGCGGAACCCTTGGCATAAACCGCGCGGATGGTTTCCTTCAGCAATTCCCCGGAGTTCACATAAGGGGTCTCGCCGGGATAGCCGCCTTCGGGGTTGTAAAAGTCCATGGACCCGGCGGCTATGCCAAACAGATCCTGAGCCGGTTCGATCTCAAGGATGCCCAGGCGCTCCTCATCTGTTGGCCAATGCAACTGGCCGGTGTTGGGGTCGCGTCTGACGCCAATGCCGTTCGTGGTCTGGATCAGAATGGGCGAACGCGCGCGGATTTCGCGGATGATCTCGGCATAGATCGCCTTATCGCCCGAATTTTTGCCGTCCTTGTCGCGCGCATGCACATGCACCACGGCGGCCCCCGCCGCATGGCAGCGCGCCGCTGCTTCGCCGATCTCCGCGGGCGATTTGGGAATGATGGCGCCATCGCGATCCTGCTGCATTCCGCCGTTGACCGCGACCGTGATGATGACTTTGTTTCCTTGCAGCACTTGGCTCTCCAACTTAAGTTCGCCCCCATCATCGGCGATGGATGGGCAAACGTCTGTCCTCTGACGGCAGGACATTGGGCGGGCCTGCCTTTGTCCCTTGTTGAGAGGACAGGGGCAGGGCGGTTCCTATGCAAGACTTCGGCCGGGAGAATTGCCATATGAATGCTTTGAGACCCGAAACGGGCCAATTGACTGGAGAGGCGTTGACACAGGAAACATCCTTGCCGGAGCGCGGCATAGTCGCGCTGGTCCTGCTGTGTTCGGCCAATTATTTTCTTGATGGGCTGGTTCATTCCATCCTTGGCCCGCTGGCGCCGGGCATTGCGCGCGATCTGGGCTTGTCTCGCGCCGCCTTGGGGCCGATCTTTTCCGCCAATCTGATCGGCCAATGCCTTGGGCTGGTGGTCACCCCCATGTTTGTTTCGCGTTTCGGGCACCGAAAGGTGCTGGTGCTGACGATCACGGGTTTCGGCATTGCCCAGGCCATCACGGCTTTCAGCACAAGCGGCGCCATGTTGCTGGGGCTGCGAATCGTCACCGGATTTTTCCTGGGCGGGGCCTTGCCGAGCGGGTTCGCCCTGGTGGCGGCCAAGGTGCCGCTAAAGCGCCGCGGCACCGCGATCAGCCTGCTGTTCACGGGTTATGGGCTGGGCGCTGTGGTATCCGGCCTCATCGCGGGCCTGTTTGTCGGGGTGATGACATGGCGGACGGCGATGATGGCGATTGGCGCGCTATGTTTGATCGCGGCGGCGTGCAGTTGGCGCTGGCTGGACGATGCGATGCCCGAAGGGCCGCAGGCAGGCCCTGAGCGGACCGTCAGTGTGGCGGCTATAGTGCGGCCGCCCTATCGGCTGGGCACACTGATGCTCTGGCTGATGTTCGTTTCGATGCTGACCATCAATTATTGTCTGAATTCATGGCTGCCCACTTTGCTGACGGATGTGGGCCGGGAAGCCTCGTTTGCCGCGCTGTGCATTTCGATGTTTGCGGGCGGCGGGCTGGTGGCAACCCTGGTCATTGGCCCGCTTATTGACCTGTTCGGCTCCATGCGCGTGTTGTGCACATTTCTGAGCGTGGCGGCGATTGCCCTGTTTGCGGTGGGCAAGGCCATCGTGGAAACCAGTCCGGCGGTGCTGCTTTGCCTGCTGGCGGTTGGCGGGTTTGCCAGCCTTGGCGCATATAGCGGGATCAATGTGGTACTGGCGGATTTCTATCCGGCAAACCTGCGCGCGGTGGGTGTGGGCTGGACCAAGAGCGTGGGGCGGCTGGGCACGGTGCTGGCGCCGATCATCATCGGGCAAGCACTTGAGGCAGGCATATCCGAGGCTACGGTGACCTCCTTGTTCGCCGTACCTGCTGTGCTTACACTGTTTGCCTATGTTACGGTTGCGCTGGAGATTGCAAAAAGCCGAAAACAGGCGGAACAGACAGCCTGATACAAAACAGCCTGATAGAAAAAGACAGGGCTGGTCATCTTGGGAGCGAGGAAATGGGACATATTCAATCTGTCCATAACTGGCATGCGTCTGGCGCTTGCGGCGGGGCTTACGAAAAATTGCTGAGGGCTTTGGGCACCGACGAGTTTGGCGCCACGGCCCGAGAAGCTGTCCTTTCGCTGACGGATGGTTTGCGGCGGCTCTATCTGTTCGAGATTCAGGGCAAGGATAATGCCGAGCT
It includes:
- a CDS encoding MFS transporter — protein: MNALRPETGQLTGEALTQETSLPERGIVALVLLCSANYFLDGLVHSILGPLAPGIARDLGLSRAALGPIFSANLIGQCLGLVVTPMFVSRFGHRKVLVLTITGFGIAQAITAFSTSGAMLLGLRIVTGFFLGGALPSGFALVAAKVPLKRRGTAISLLFTGYGLGAVVSGLIAGLFVGVMTWRTAMMAIGALCLIAAACSWRWLDDAMPEGPQAGPERTVSVAAIVRPPYRLGTLMLWLMFVSMLTINYCLNSWLPTLLTDVGREASFAALCISMFAGGGLVATLVIGPLIDLFGSMRVLCTFLSVAAIALFAVGKAIVETSPAVLLCLLAVGGFASLGAYSGINVVLADFYPANLRAVGVGWTKSVGRLGTVLAPIIIGQALEAGISEATVTSLFAVPAVLTLFAYVTVALEIAKSRKQAEQTA
- a CDS encoding IS481 family transposase, with the protein product MGQVLHGSAKTTHAIRAELQRSKASVASLAKKYAINEKTVLKWRSRQSVEDKPMGPKEPRSTVLSPMEEAAIVALRVQARLPLDDVYIALKDVIPHLTRSSLHRCLQRHGISRLPKADREKPKKFKTYEIGYFHIDIAELHYEGGKACLYVAVDRTSKLVFARLYRRATKMVAAGFLKALIRTVPYRIHTILTDNGVQFAQTERGTGLTFPHIFGRVCRENGIEHRLTKPYHPWTNGQAERMVRTIKEATVKSFHYASIIELRRHVRDWLVAYNFAKQLKALRFKTPYEAIEQVWKSKPEVFIVEPHHHMLGLNN
- a CDS encoding 3-keto-5-aminohexanoate cleavage protein, translating into MLQGNKVIITVAVNGGMQQDRDGAIIPKSPAEIGEAAARCHAAGAAVVHVHARDKDGKNSGDKAIYAEIIREIRARSPILIQTTNGIGVRRDPNTGQLHWPTDEERLGILEIEPAQDLFGIAAGSMDFYNPEGGYPGETPYVNSGELLKETIRAVYAKGSALEYEVVEASSLHRLLRYAEEGLFDRNRDNVWLLHGGGFGATPAIARNVLFSIDEGLRLFPRALWGITGTGRDMFKMATLGLSMGCDVVRVGFEDGIHLPDGSVARDNAELVSAAVQIARLYGLTPASVGEASARFGLTDRDIP